The Amblyomma americanum isolate KBUSLIRL-KWMA chromosome 2, ASM5285725v1, whole genome shotgun sequence genome contains the following window.
TGTGTGTAGCTTCATGAaacacacagcaagccgagcaccgccactatAGACAATCCTATACTTGTCGTTcctctatatatatatgcatgctcgCCACTGACCGACCCCCATGTGGCGCCAATTTTCCGGACAACATTCGTAccgaaattgtgacgcaaccgtttgtagTACAGCGTTCCGGATGGGGAACTAGCGCCCTGTTGGTCGTTCAGCGCTAGTCCGATGTGATTCGTCTCTGTGCTGAATAACCGCTCACCGCCATACCCACCCAGAGACACTGGTACGAGAACGCATTGCAAGCAAAAAGACGTGTGGTTGGTTCATAGCGCTCATTTAAGTATATAGTCTGTATTCTGCCTTGACGCCGGAATGACGCTTGGGCCTTTCCGTACACCTTCCAGCCGGTTTCTCCAGAAGGTGCCGCGGACCGCAGGGTGACCAAAGGCGACGACTACACGGTGCCAGCGGTCACCTCCGGCGGGCTTTCCACCGGGAAGCGGCGGCGCAAAGACGCCGCCGAAGTTCACGGCTCCAGCGGTGGAGGCGGGGCCCGCAAAAAGAAGCACAGTCGCCGACGTACCTCCAAGAACCCCAAGGGAGACCGGACGCTGCAGCGCCACCGAACCGCCAGCGACTCGGTTGAGGTCACGACCACCAGTAGCGGCATTCGCGGCAGGGAGCCAAGCCCCGAGGTCGCCACCAGGCGACACCGGCGCGGTGAAGGCGCCGATGCGACAGCCGGCGACTCAACCCCCGACGTCATGAAATCGACTGCGCCTCCGGGCCCATGCGGTAAACGAGGCGTAGGCCGACTCTGCGCATACAAGCGTTCATATGCAAAGAAAGAATGCATGCTTACAGAGTTGAGAATAGTGAAATAATTGGGAGATTTGGAGTATTCTCGCCTCCAGCTTTCGTTCACGAAGGCATCGAAAAAATAAGCCTTTTTCCCTCCATGGCCAACGATTAAATGTTGGGATCACAACGTATTCTCAACAGCTCTGATCATAAGATAACTAACTTTTTGAATGCTGTACCACGTTTCTTTCCACCTGCCCCTACTTGCCAACTAGACGGCATTTTTTCTGAGCAAGAGACTCAGCAACCATACGGGCTCAAATTGACATATATATTCCACATTCAGCGCTCTTTGCGTGGCTAGTACGGACGCATGCTACGACTGTGGGGTACTTCATGTGTCGCACTCTATAGTAGAAGGTCTGTAGAAGGCCTGAAACCCTCGCAGCGGAACGCAGCCGTCGGAGACGTAGTGGGGTATCTGCGTAAGCTTGTATGGCTCCGTTGCTTGACCGACAGATTGCAGTTTCTGGCGTATTGGCCAAATGGGTAGACCTTATCTTTCAATGAAGAGTGCAGCAGAGCAAGAGAAATAAAAAGTCAATACGACTCTAGTCCATAGCCGCCAAGTGTCACGTTCTAAAGCTGTTAAAGCCACTTCTAGTAAACAGCTGTTGGGCATGACACACTACTCGAACGCGTCCATTCGTAGTGATTTCCCTGCAGCTGCAAAACAAGCGACAATCATTGGAGTCGGGATTCGCGAAACAGCTTTTGTTAAAGGCAATGAAAGAAACTGTCTGTATAATACCTCTTACAGCCTCGGGAAACGATTGCTGCTAAGCTGGGAGTCACTTcgatatatttttgttttactcgTGGCATTCCGATCCTATGCTGTTTCCTCCAACTTCTTTCAAATTGACCTTCCTAGAATTTTGAATATTTATCCCAAACGTTTTCGTATATTTATCACCTGAACTATTTGCGTCCACTCAGATAAATATTGAAGCACAAGCACACTTCACATCATGCCGCGGCGCGTCCTCATTTCCAGAGCTCGCGCTCTATCCACGCATTCAACATGGCTGCTGAGACGCCGGTTCTTGTTCTACCTGAATTCACGCCGGAGCGCTGCCGGCCATGCATGCTGCCATTCACTCTTTTAGCTTTGGCTTCTGACATTAAGATTGCAGTTAACCGCTCATCACCAAAATCGATTCCAAAGAGCCAAGCGCCACTGTCGTGATTTTACTCAGACTTCTACGTGCCGGGCTAGCATCAGCAACCATCATGTGCGCCACCTGTAAAGTGGAAGCGTACTGATTCACCTGAATTCGCCTTGCGACCAGATCCTGGGCCTTCAGCAGTCCAGCCTCCGGACCTCAAGCCTACAGCACTCAAGAACCAGCGGCCTGCTGCCAAAGAACCAACGCCGGCACTCAACCAAACTGATACCGATGACGCTGAGCGCCTCCAGGAAGTGCAGATCGAAACTCCGTCCGTCGGTCCGGCGGATGTAAGACTGCCGGGAATCAAGGCGCTGGACAGCGGCAATTCAACCCCAGCGCTCGATGGAGTTCCACCCACTCTGGTGGTCCAGGGCAGGTCCCACGCAGGGAGGACTTCCGTGGAGCGCAACAGCCCCGTCGGCGTCACTCGCGAGCAAAGCAAAGCCGAGGGAGCAGTCAAGCGTTCGCGTCTCGGCTCCTGGCGCGCGTCCCTCACGCCGGTCTCGGCCATAGTGGTCGCTAGGCTTCCCGTTAACTGGCGAAAACGCCGTAAGGGGGGTCTCCGGAGGCCCAGGTGAGCGGGAGACCTTCTAGGTCAGTTCACCTTAATTACCTCGTCATTGCTGAGCGGCCGTATTGAGAGCAACACCTCGCCGACTGTATAGGGACGATGACACTGGAGTAGTTGCTTAGTATATGGAAGAGCCTGGTGACCTACTTGGGTGTACAACTTACGTGGCATGCGAGTGAGAAGAACGTAGTGATGGCTTTTGGCAGGGCCACAGCTCCTGCCGTGTGCCTAACAGGCATTACTGCCCTGCATTTCTAATCTTAGATAATTGTCAGTGGCAGGAAAGTACCTTTAGAGTACCATTGGTACAACGGGCATCGATTTCGGGCATAACCACGGCTTGCCGCATTTTAAAATGGGAGATGGGGAGGCAGAGGTCCGTGATTCTCGGGCAGCTG
Protein-coding sequences here:
- the LOC144119011 gene encoding uncharacterized protein LOC144119011, whose protein sequence is MAHQRHPKTGDDVDRPDPVSPEGAADRRVTKGDDYTVPAVTSGGLSTGKRRRKDAAEVHGSSGGGGARKKKHSRRRTSKNPKGDRTLQRHRTASDSVEVTTTSSGIRGREPSPEVATRRHRRGEGADATAGDSTPDVMKSTAPPGPCDPGPSAVQPPDLKPTALKNQRPAAKEPTPALNQTDTDDAERLQEVQIETPSVGPADVRLPGIKALDSGNSTPALDGVPPTLVVQGRSHAGRTSVERNSPVGVTREQSKAEGAVKRSRLGSWRASLTPVSAIVVARLPVNWRKRRKGGLRRPSASPSSRRETSCSRGASWEQPSPSCCSAS